The genomic DNA CACGTCTGATGTCCTGACCGGCGCCCGCGCCGTCGTCTTCGATGCCTACGGCACCCTGCTCGATGTCCATTCTGCCGTGCAGCGCCACGCCGGCTCGGTTGGGCCCGACGCGAAGTCGATGTCGGACACCTGGCGCCAGAAACAACTTGAGTATTCCTGGGTGCTCTCGCTGTCTGGCCGGTACACGGCGTTCTGGACTTTGACGGAGCGGGCGCTCGATTACGCGTTGGCCCGTCATCCGAATGTGAACCCTTCCTTAAGGCCGGCCCTTCTGGAGGCCTACCGAAGACTGGACGCTTACCCGGAAGTGCCTGCGGCCCTTGACGCACTTCGAGCGGCCGGCCTGAAGACAGCGATCCTGTCCAACGGCGACACGGCGATGCTCGACATGGCCGTCAGGAGCGCGGCGCTTTACGATCACCTCGACGCGGTGTTGTCGGTCGACCCTGCCGGGATCTTCAAAACCAGCCCGCGCGCCTACGACCTCGCGCCCGAGCGGCTTGGAGTCGACATACGAGAGATCGTTTTCGTATCTT from Methylobacterium oryzae includes the following:
- a CDS encoding haloacid dehalogenase type II; amino-acid sequence: MSTSDVLTGARAVVFDAYGTLLDVHSAVQRHAGSVGPDAKSMSDTWRQKQLEYSWVLSLSGRYTAFWTLTERALDYALARHPNVNPSLRPALLEAYRRLDAYPEVPAALDALRAAGLKTAILSNGDTAMLDMAVRSAALYDHLDAVLSVDPAGIFKTSPRAYDLAPERLGVDIREIVFVSSNRWDVAGAAAYGFTPVWVNRTDQPDEYPDLAPAQMIDSLNALLR